A single region of the Polyangiaceae bacterium genome encodes:
- a CDS encoding serine/threonine-protein phosphatase, whose amino-acid sequence MLLRSYGASDLGRRRKVNEDAFLCDDDLGLWVVADGMGGHAAGEVASQEAIDTIYGMIKRGRETLPLDGEFNEDKARSACRLLEGAVQAATYMVFAMAELDSNKAGMGTTISAMMRFGDFVALGQVGDSRIYRVRSTQVEQLTEDHTLIAWQLKQGLITEDEAKHAKHKNVITRAVGNRDYVQVDTLVTELQLGDQFLLCSDGLHGYLRMEEIPEIAAQGGRMAVHRFIDLANGRGGRDNITAILVEVC is encoded by the coding sequence CTGCTCCTCAGATCCTACGGGGCCAGTGACCTTGGACGCCGCAGAAAGGTGAACGAGGACGCGTTCCTTTGTGACGACGACCTCGGTCTGTGGGTGGTGGCCGACGGCATGGGAGGCCACGCGGCCGGAGAGGTGGCCAGCCAAGAAGCCATCGACACCATCTACGGAATGATCAAGCGCGGGCGGGAGACGCTGCCCCTCGATGGCGAGTTCAACGAGGACAAGGCGCGCTCGGCCTGCCGCCTGCTCGAGGGCGCCGTGCAGGCCGCCACGTACATGGTGTTCGCCATGGCCGAGCTCGACAGCAACAAGGCCGGCATGGGCACCACCATCAGCGCCATGATGCGCTTCGGGGACTTCGTGGCGCTGGGCCAAGTGGGCGACAGCCGCATCTACCGGGTGCGCAGCACGCAGGTCGAGCAACTGACGGAAGATCACACACTTATCGCCTGGCAGCTCAAGCAAGGCCTCATCACCGAAGACGAGGCCAAGCACGCCAAGCACAAGAACGTGATCACCCGCGCCGTCGGCAATCGCGACTACGTCCAGGTGGACACGCTGGTGACGGAGCTCCAGCTCGGCGACCAGTTCCTGCTCTGCAGCGACGGCCTCCACGGCTACCTGCGCATGGAGGAGATCCCCGAGATCGCCGCCCAGGGCGGACGTATGGCCGTGCACCGCTTCATCGACCTCGCGAATGGTCGCGGCGGACGCGACAACATCACGGCCATTCTCGTCGAAGTCTGCTGA
- a CDS encoding fused MFS/spermidine synthase, translated as MSSSAASVATARDRVSVSPGAVPFWIPVTLFVVSGATGLIDQLCFSKYLSYIVGSTAYAVSAVLAAFMTGLALGAHLGGRWSRKVTRPLFAYGILELVVALTVALGPTAFAALTPLYVSLARSAPGSLALLSVLRWALAMLVVIVPTTAMGATLPLLSRALGDGAAASRAEREERERRLGALYTANTVGGALGALGAAYVILPLLGLDHTLIASAVGSASIGVAALFVARRGGLSSPASEAPREADEPLDAEPSTRELVQLLVLAFVSGWLVFAAEVVFTHLLALVIGNSAYAFGLILAVFLGCLSIGAARAPAAQRRFGTSALPLGLAAAGLALAATLPLWDVLPLMFAGTGKAITTFAGRELMRALAAFLILCLPVTLMGLTFPLLLQRVARTATVGHLVGRLTAVNTIGAVLGSMATGYLILPALGAQKTLGAVALVLAIAGAATARSLSSRRWPLGLAAAALAAVLLAPAWNLARLTSGTNVYFDGAAKPDEIVMMREDIHGGVTTVTRKDTIYTLYTNGKFQGNNGWELNAQRFFAHYPSLFVKHFDHVLVIGCGTGTTLGTLAAYPWKGMDLVEISPAIVEAAHTYFDGPNRGALDDPRLKLHLGDGRNFLLVGQDRYDLISMELSSVWFAGASSLYSREYYRLVHQHLKDGGIFQQWVQLHHVERRDFATLVNTLRDEFSHVALFYGGGQGILVASDEPLTASRQHLVELQADPTFAQTVPNARPLTSLTDDILVLDHGLDAFLDESASLAGRRREKMLSTDDNLYLEYATPRGNVLPWSAREALVEDLRAHRNDAEIRAMIR; from the coding sequence GTGTCGAGCAGCGCAGCGTCCGTCGCCACCGCCCGAGACCGCGTCTCCGTGAGCCCCGGGGCCGTTCCCTTCTGGATCCCCGTGACCCTCTTCGTGGTGTCCGGCGCCACCGGGCTCATCGATCAGCTCTGCTTCTCCAAGTACCTGAGCTACATCGTGGGCTCCACGGCCTACGCGGTGAGCGCGGTGCTCGCGGCGTTCATGACCGGCCTCGCCCTCGGCGCCCACCTCGGCGGGCGCTGGTCGCGCAAGGTGACTCGGCCGCTGTTCGCCTACGGCATCCTGGAGTTGGTGGTGGCCCTCACGGTCGCCCTCGGCCCCACCGCCTTCGCCGCCCTCACCCCGCTGTACGTGTCGCTGGCGCGCTCCGCTCCGGGCTCCCTGGCGCTCCTCAGCGTGCTGCGCTGGGCGCTGGCAATGCTGGTCGTGATCGTGCCCACCACGGCCATGGGCGCGACGCTGCCGCTGCTCTCCCGCGCCCTCGGCGACGGAGCTGCCGCCAGCCGCGCCGAACGTGAGGAGCGCGAGCGGCGCCTCGGCGCCCTGTACACCGCCAACACCGTGGGCGGTGCCCTCGGTGCGCTGGGCGCCGCCTACGTCATCCTGCCGCTCTTGGGCCTGGACCACACGCTGATCGCCTCTGCCGTGGGCAGCGCCAGCATCGGCGTGGCCGCCCTCTTCGTCGCCCGCCGCGGCGGGCTTTCGAGCCCGGCGAGCGAAGCCCCCCGCGAGGCCGACGAGCCCCTGGACGCCGAGCCCAGCACCCGGGAGCTGGTGCAGCTCTTGGTGCTGGCGTTCGTCTCCGGTTGGTTGGTGTTCGCCGCGGAGGTCGTGTTCACGCATCTCTTGGCGTTGGTGATCGGCAACAGCGCCTATGCCTTCGGCCTGATCCTGGCCGTGTTCCTGGGTTGTCTTTCCATTGGTGCGGCGCGAGCCCCGGCTGCGCAGCGTCGCTTCGGGACCTCCGCCCTGCCTCTCGGTTTGGCCGCCGCGGGCTTGGCCCTGGCGGCGACGCTGCCCCTCTGGGACGTGCTGCCGCTGATGTTCGCGGGCACCGGCAAGGCCATCACCACCTTCGCCGGTCGCGAGCTGATGCGCGCCCTGGCGGCGTTCCTCATCCTGTGTCTGCCCGTCACGCTGATGGGCCTCACCTTCCCGCTGCTCCTGCAGCGCGTGGCGCGCACGGCAACCGTCGGCCACCTGGTGGGCCGCCTCACGGCGGTGAACACCATCGGCGCGGTGCTCGGATCCATGGCCACGGGCTACCTGATCTTGCCGGCCCTCGGCGCGCAGAAGACCCTGGGCGCCGTCGCGCTGGTGCTGGCCATCGCCGGCGCCGCCACGGCCCGCTCGCTCTCGTCCCGGCGCTGGCCCCTGGGGCTCGCCGCCGCGGCCCTAGCCGCCGTGCTTTTGGCTCCCGCGTGGAACCTCGCGCGGCTGACGAGCGGCACCAACGTGTACTTCGATGGCGCCGCCAAGCCCGACGAGATCGTGATGATGCGCGAGGACATCCACGGCGGCGTCACCACCGTCACGCGCAAGGACACGATCTACACGCTCTACACCAACGGCAAGTTCCAGGGGAACAACGGCTGGGAGCTGAACGCCCAGCGCTTCTTCGCGCACTATCCGTCATTGTTCGTGAAGCACTTCGATCACGTGCTCGTGATCGGCTGCGGTACCGGCACCACCCTGGGAACCCTCGCCGCATATCCCTGGAAGGGCATGGACTTGGTGGAGATCTCTCCGGCTATCGTGGAGGCCGCCCACACCTACTTCGACGGACCGAACCGCGGCGCCCTCGACGACCCGCGCTTGAAGCTGCACCTGGGAGATGGCCGGAACTTCCTGCTCGTGGGCCAGGACCGCTACGACCTCATCAGCATGGAGCTGTCCAGCGTGTGGTTCGCCGGCGCCTCCAGCCTGTACAGCCGCGAGTACTACCGGCTGGTGCACCAGCACTTGAAGGACGGCGGCATCTTCCAGCAGTGGGTGCAGCTGCATCACGTGGAGCGTCGCGACTTCGCCACGCTGGTGAACACCCTGCGGGACGAGTTCTCCCACGTGGCGCTGTTCTACGGCGGCGGCCAGGGCATCCTGGTGGCCAGCGACGAGCCGCTGACCGCGTCTCGCCAACACCTGGTCGAGCTGCAGGCGGATCCGACCTTCGCTCAAACGGTTCCCAACGCGCGGCCCCTCACGTCCCTCACGGACGACATCCTGGTGCTCGATCACGGCCTGGACGCGTTCTTGGACGAGTCCGCCTCCCTCGCCGGCCGGCGCCGCGAGAAGATGCTCTCCACGGACGATAACCTCTACCTCGAGTACGCGACCCCGCGGGGCAACGTGCTGCCCTGGAGCGCTCGCGAAGCGCTGGTGGAAGACCTCCGCGCGCACCGGAACGACGCCGAGATTCGCGCCATGATCCGCTGA
- a CDS encoding D-alanine--D-alanine ligase encodes MESRRVGVVMGGTSAERDISLKTGAAVARALEQAGHTVVRVDLAPGADAIDTLRAARMDVAFLALHGRLGEDGCIQGLLELLGVPYTGSNVLSSALAMDKLKAKELFRLHNVPTPPYYVFDQRHSLADIEEVHGSFGYPAIVKPRREGSSVGVEKAGSPSELARALELALEHDTGVIVERFIAGREIAVGILDGRVLGAIEIAPKKGIYDYEAKYTPGMTEYFMPARIPPTRYRGVLNLAERAAEALDCAGAVRVDLIVTEGQNEYVLEVNTLPGMTPTSLLPKIADAAGYGFTELCEAILARATLHVGKAATPVSAEEPAPATAPLAVAV; translated from the coding sequence ATGGAATCGCGTCGCGTCGGTGTGGTGATGGGTGGAACCTCCGCCGAGCGAGACATCTCGCTCAAGACCGGCGCCGCCGTCGCGCGCGCCCTGGAGCAGGCCGGCCACACGGTGGTGCGGGTGGATCTGGCTCCCGGAGCCGACGCCATCGACACGCTGCGCGCCGCCAGGATGGACGTGGCGTTCCTGGCGCTCCACGGCCGGCTGGGCGAGGACGGCTGCATCCAGGGGCTGCTCGAGCTCCTGGGCGTGCCCTACACGGGCTCGAACGTGCTCTCCAGCGCGCTGGCCATGGACAAGCTCAAGGCCAAGGAGCTGTTCCGGCTGCACAACGTGCCCACGCCGCCCTACTACGTGTTCGACCAGCGCCACAGCCTGGCGGACATCGAAGAGGTGCACGGGTCCTTCGGCTATCCGGCGATCGTGAAGCCCCGCCGCGAGGGCTCGAGCGTCGGCGTGGAGAAGGCCGGAAGCCCGAGTGAGCTGGCGCGAGCCCTGGAGCTGGCGCTCGAGCACGACACCGGCGTCATCGTGGAGCGCTTCATCGCGGGTCGCGAGATTGCCGTGGGCATCCTCGACGGCCGCGTGCTGGGGGCCATCGAGATCGCGCCCAAGAAGGGCATCTACGACTACGAGGCGAAGTACACGCCGGGCATGACGGAGTATTTCATGCCCGCGCGCATCCCGCCCACGCGCTACCGCGGAGTGTTGAACCTGGCCGAGCGCGCCGCCGAGGCGCTGGACTGCGCCGGCGCCGTGCGCGTCGACCTGATCGTGACGGAAGGGCAGAACGAGTACGTGCTCGAGGTCAACACGCTGCCCGGCATGACGCCCACGAGCCTGTTGCCGAAAATCGCCGACGCCGCCGGCTACGGCTTCACGGAGCTGTGCGAAGCGATCCTCGCCCGGGCCACGCTGCACGTGGGCAAGGCCGCCACGCCGGTCAGTGCCGAAGAGCCGGCCCCGGCGACCGCGCCCCTCGCCGTGGCGGTGTGA
- a CDS encoding DUF695 domain-containing protein — protein sequence MSNVAEGIDTFWRWWNASKDDLASAIAEHSLDGWVEPISENVKAMHPDLAWELGPGLDAQHQLCVTGEGNPELRVVTERWLARAPKADAVWEYHPARQPSPGTRELSLKLDGVDLDFDALQIEIEPDDVRRLLHITAHHPKLTEVGEEHRLTAAFLYLNEVLGEDDLDRFVGSIDISPAPLQRTASLEDLRASISELDEASESFTLLQGKTEDGMPILVMANLGLKRLDHLLMDTHVEIVIPYPANESGLYAPAVGEELDAMEDALLEALGHDAVFIGHETGLGQRVIHLHVVAGGPALPRIEEWERNHPAWEIDVEAVHDPQWDILDRW from the coding sequence ATGTCCAACGTAGCCGAAGGCATCGACACGTTCTGGCGCTGGTGGAACGCCAGCAAGGACGACCTGGCCAGCGCCATCGCCGAGCACTCCCTCGACGGTTGGGTCGAGCCCATCAGCGAGAACGTCAAGGCGATGCATCCGGATCTCGCGTGGGAGCTGGGCCCGGGCCTCGACGCCCAGCATCAGCTGTGCGTGACCGGCGAGGGCAATCCCGAGCTCCGCGTGGTCACGGAGCGTTGGCTCGCCCGGGCACCGAAAGCGGATGCGGTCTGGGAGTACCACCCCGCCCGCCAGCCGAGCCCCGGCACTCGCGAGCTCTCGCTCAAGCTCGACGGCGTAGATCTGGACTTCGACGCGCTTCAGATCGAGATCGAGCCCGACGACGTGCGCCGCCTGCTGCACATCACCGCTCATCACCCGAAGCTCACCGAGGTGGGCGAAGAGCACCGACTCACGGCCGCGTTCCTGTACCTGAACGAGGTGCTCGGAGAAGACGATCTGGATCGCTTCGTCGGCAGCATCGACATCAGCCCGGCGCCGCTCCAGAGAACGGCCTCCCTGGAAGATCTGCGCGCTTCGATCAGCGAGCTGGACGAGGCCAGCGAGAGCTTCACGCTGCTGCAAGGCAAGACGGAGGACGGCATGCCCATCTTGGTGATGGCCAATCTCGGCCTCAAGCGCCTCGATCACCTGCTGATGGACACCCACGTCGAGATCGTCATCCCCTACCCCGCGAACGAGAGCGGCCTGTACGCCCCCGCCGTCGGAGAAGAGCTCGATGCCATGGAGGACGCGCTGCTCGAGGCCCTGGGGCACGACGCCGTGTTCATCGGACACGAGACAGGCCTCGGTCAGCGCGTGATCCACCTACACGTCGTCGCCGGCGGCCCCGCGCTGCCCCGCATCGAAGAGTGGGAGCGCAATCACCCCGCCTGGGAGATCGACGTGGAGGCCGTGCACGACCCGCAGTGGGACATCCTCGACCGTTGGTAG
- a CDS encoding Ig-like domain-containing protein, which translates to MKTRWLLGFVSVWLAAAPACSANDSEPPKSGGFGGTGATGGSGGTAGTAGTAGTGGTAGTGGTAGTGGTAGTAGTAGTAGTGGAAGSGGAAGSGGSAGAAGSDGGTDASTGGSAGTDAGTDAGTGGNAGADAGDTTPPTVQSVAPADGSDTVAPTSTVAVTFSEAMDTASLTANAACTGTLQVSSDNFSTCVAGSLAFGSGNAVATLTPTQNLASLTSYKVRVTVGAKDAAQNALAAAFTSGGFSTRYFHTITVDGTNDFASATDELASSTTGGKIYVAMDAQKLYLGIAHPDILAAGTGSGNKFAYVLLSEDASLATGQATSSDSKAKFGTSAKLHYQWKERVDGASYSEFRIANATDWNTDWTTTGKTVHRAAGYLEASIDLSQLGNPTSLAITTYLVDYTGDGGNGWVYNMLSGATDGTGATPRDLVQYVLLALPSASAPNAAANLKAF; encoded by the coding sequence ATGAAGACGCGGTGGCTTTTGGGTTTCGTGAGTGTGTGGCTGGCGGCGGCTCCGGCGTGCAGCGCCAATGATTCCGAGCCGCCGAAGTCCGGCGGCTTTGGGGGCACGGGCGCTACGGGTGGCAGTGGCGGCACGGCGGGCACTGCCGGCACTGCCGGGACGGGCGGCACTGCCGGGACGGGCGGCACTGCCGGGACGGGCGGCACGGCCGGCACGGCGGGTACGGCCGGTACCGCAGGAACCGGCGGCGCGGCGGGCAGCGGCGGCGCGGCGGGCAGCGGCGGCAGCGCCGGCGCGGCGGGCAGCGACGGCGGCACGGATGCGAGCACCGGTGGCAGCGCAGGCACGGACGCAGGCACGGACGCGGGCACCGGCGGCAACGCCGGCGCGGACGCGGGGGACACCACACCGCCCACGGTGCAGAGCGTCGCCCCGGCGGACGGCAGCGACACCGTCGCGCCCACCAGCACCGTCGCGGTCACCTTCAGCGAAGCGATGGACACTGCGTCTCTCACCGCCAACGCCGCGTGCACGGGCACGCTGCAAGTCTCCTCCGACAACTTCTCGACCTGCGTCGCGGGTTCTCTTGCCTTCGGCTCCGGCAACGCCGTCGCCACCCTGACGCCCACCCAGAACCTCGCGAGCCTCACCAGCTACAAGGTGCGCGTGACGGTGGGCGCCAAGGACGCCGCGCAGAACGCCCTGGCCGCGGCATTCACCAGCGGCGGCTTTTCCACCCGGTATTTCCACACCATCACCGTGGACGGCACGAACGACTTCGCCAGCGCCACGGACGAGCTCGCGTCCTCGACGACCGGCGGCAAGATCTACGTCGCGATGGACGCGCAGAAGCTCTACCTCGGCATCGCCCACCCCGACATCCTCGCCGCCGGCACCGGCAGCGGTAACAAGTTCGCCTATGTGCTGCTCAGCGAGGACGCGAGCCTCGCCACCGGCCAAGCCACGTCCAGCGACAGCAAGGCCAAATTCGGCACCTCGGCGAAGCTCCACTACCAGTGGAAGGAGCGCGTCGACGGCGCGAGCTATTCCGAGTTCCGCATCGCCAACGCCACGGACTGGAACACCGACTGGACCACCACCGGCAAGACCGTGCACCGCGCCGCCGGCTACCTGGAAGCGAGCATCGATCTTTCCCAGCTCGGCAACCCGACGTCTCTCGCGATCACGACGTACCTCGTGGACTACACCGGCGACGGCGGCAACGGCTGGGTCTACAACATGCTCTCGGGAGCCACCGACGGCACCGGCGCCACGCCCCGGGACCTCGTGCAGTACGTGCTGCTCGCGCTACCCAGCGCGTCCGCCCCGAACGCCGCCGCCAACCTGAAGGCGTTTTGA
- a CDS encoding LysR family transcriptional regulator produces the protein MFLAVAEKLSFSRAAASLGISPSAVSQAITRLERELGSSLVVRTTRSVNLTDAGRRLAHSARPALAAAEAALETARTPSNELVGTLRLNVPRLVCRGLLPAVLAEFARRHPGVHVAVIAEDRNVDIVARGFDAGIRLREAVEKDMVAVRLTERARFVVVGSKRYLARHGRPNEPRDLLDHTCLAWRSPTTGEQWRWEFEAKGRPLDVGVSGPISSNDVDLLLSAARAGLGLAMVAEEEAHPDVRSGRLEVVLDAFSPHHPGLFLYYPRATQQDPKLAAFVACARSVTRGSAASQHKDRRA, from the coding sequence GTGTTCCTGGCGGTCGCGGAGAAGCTGAGCTTCTCTCGTGCCGCCGCGAGCCTGGGAATTTCGCCCTCGGCGGTGAGCCAAGCCATCACCCGACTGGAGCGGGAGCTCGGCAGCTCCCTGGTCGTGCGCACCACTCGCAGCGTGAACCTCACGGACGCCGGCCGCCGGCTGGCGCACAGCGCGCGTCCAGCCCTGGCCGCGGCAGAGGCCGCCCTCGAGACCGCGCGCACCCCCAGCAACGAGCTGGTCGGCACGCTGCGCCTCAACGTTCCTCGGCTGGTGTGCCGCGGTCTGCTACCAGCGGTGCTCGCAGAGTTCGCGCGGCGGCATCCCGGCGTGCACGTCGCGGTCATCGCGGAGGATCGCAACGTCGACATCGTGGCCCGGGGCTTCGACGCTGGTATCCGTCTTCGGGAAGCCGTCGAAAAGGACATGGTCGCCGTGCGCCTCACGGAGCGCGCACGCTTCGTGGTGGTCGGCTCCAAGCGCTACCTCGCCCGTCACGGGCGCCCGAACGAGCCCCGCGACCTGCTGGACCACACCTGCCTCGCTTGGCGTTCGCCCACCACCGGCGAACAGTGGCGCTGGGAGTTCGAGGCCAAGGGTCGCCCGCTGGACGTGGGCGTCAGCGGACCGATCTCGTCCAACGACGTCGATCTGCTGCTCTCCGCCGCCCGCGCCGGCCTCGGCCTCGCGATGGTGGCGGAAGAAGAAGCCCACCCGGACGTCCGCAGCGGACGGCTGGAGGTCGTGCTCGATGCGTTCAGCCCGCACCATCCCGGCCTGTTCCTCTACTACCCGCGGGCCACGCAGCAAGATCCGAAGCTTGCCGCCTTCGTGGCGTGCGCGCGGTCCGTCACGCGTGGTTCCGCGGCGAGCCAACACAAGGATCGAAGGGCATGA
- a CDS encoding aldo/keto reductase: MSEQQTRLDGVSEYSLLGKSGLRVSPLCLGTMTFGTDWGWGTPKETSFRILKRYLEAGGNFVDTADGYTSGVSEQMLGDWFAETKRRDEIVLATKFTFNMRAGDPNAGGNGRKNVLQALDASLRRLRTDYVDLYWLHAWDGLTPVEEVMSTLDALVRSGKVRYIGLSDVPAWYLSRAQTMAELRGLAKVIALQLEYSLVSRSIEREHVPAALELGMGVCPWSPLASGFLTGKYTRGAAGAEGDGRLEALQKSGHPVIKNLFTDKNWRILDALVGVAKELGKTPAEVALAWTVRRPGVSSMLIGATKMEQLEANLRALSLRIPPELAARLEAVSRPEPAHPYNFFEPDMQGGITGGTVVRSEPAWFRGGPTSS; encoded by the coding sequence ATGAGCGAGCAACAAACACGGTTGGACGGCGTCTCCGAGTACTCCCTGTTGGGCAAGAGCGGCCTGCGGGTGAGCCCGCTGTGCCTGGGCACCATGACCTTTGGCACGGATTGGGGTTGGGGCACGCCGAAAGAGACTTCGTTCCGCATCCTCAAGCGCTACCTGGAAGCGGGCGGCAACTTCGTGGACACGGCGGATGGCTACACCAGCGGCGTGAGCGAACAGATGCTGGGCGACTGGTTCGCCGAGACCAAGCGGCGCGACGAGATCGTGCTGGCGACCAAGTTCACGTTCAACATGCGTGCCGGGGATCCCAACGCGGGCGGCAACGGTCGCAAGAACGTATTGCAAGCGCTGGACGCCTCGCTACGCCGGTTGCGCACGGATTACGTCGATCTGTACTGGCTCCACGCCTGGGACGGCCTCACCCCCGTGGAGGAGGTCATGAGCACACTCGACGCGTTGGTGCGCTCCGGCAAGGTCCGCTACATCGGTCTGTCCGACGTTCCGGCGTGGTACCTGTCCCGAGCGCAGACGATGGCGGAGCTCCGCGGCCTCGCCAAGGTGATCGCGCTGCAGCTCGAGTACAGCTTGGTGTCGCGCAGCATCGAGCGGGAGCACGTACCGGCGGCGCTGGAGCTGGGCATGGGCGTTTGCCCTTGGAGCCCGCTGGCCAGCGGCTTTCTGACGGGGAAGTACACGCGAGGTGCCGCGGGCGCCGAGGGCGACGGCCGCTTGGAGGCGCTGCAGAAGAGCGGTCATCCGGTGATCAAGAATCTGTTCACCGACAAGAACTGGCGGATCCTCGACGCCCTCGTGGGCGTGGCCAAGGAGCTGGGCAAGACCCCGGCGGAGGTGGCCCTGGCCTGGACCGTGCGGCGCCCCGGCGTCAGCTCCATGCTCATCGGAGCGACGAAGATGGAGCAGCTGGAAGCGAATCTACGCGCGCTGTCGCTCCGCATACCGCCGGAGCTCGCGGCGCGACTGGAAGCGGTGAGCCGACCGGAGCCGGCTCACCCGTACAACTTCTTCGAGCCGGACATGCAGGGCGGTATCACGGGCGGCACCGTCGTGCGGAGCGAGCCCGCGTGGTTCCGCGGCGGACCGACATCCAGCTGA
- a CDS encoding creatininase family protein has protein sequence MPELASLPHAEARALLEGGATVYLAVNPVEYHGPHLSLHNDALISAGLIRDLAARLDPEHPPLTVADLEVGVEPCAGPGSRHTPYLTVSALVREACRALCEMGATRIVLMTFHGSPLHGEALDDGIEECAKHGARAFAPLALVMRHMLELGDPAPYAPAVAHVTDARVRDELLDKLPLDFHAGFFETSLALHYAPDSVSSLRLRLPPCPDIVPDAALRRASSAARALGREELARELSLAAAGKGWNALRPFPGYTSRPAQATREAGAFFAGALMDALEPVARGVLDDGAEPPRPILRWLRRLTLQGRIPTSHVPVDAILRQ, from the coding sequence GTGCCCGAGCTTGCCAGTCTGCCCCACGCCGAGGCCCGCGCCCTGCTCGAGGGCGGCGCCACAGTGTACCTCGCCGTCAATCCCGTGGAGTACCACGGGCCACACCTGTCGCTGCACAACGACGCGCTGATCTCGGCGGGGCTCATCCGGGATCTGGCGGCGCGACTCGATCCGGAGCATCCGCCGCTGACGGTGGCGGATCTCGAGGTCGGCGTGGAGCCCTGCGCCGGGCCGGGCTCGCGGCACACGCCCTACCTCACGGTGTCCGCGCTGGTGCGCGAGGCGTGTCGCGCGCTGTGCGAAATGGGCGCCACGCGTATCGTGCTGATGACATTTCACGGCTCCCCGCTCCACGGCGAAGCGCTGGATGACGGCATCGAGGAATGCGCGAAGCACGGCGCGCGCGCCTTCGCGCCGCTCGCGCTGGTGATGCGCCACATGCTCGAGCTCGGGGATCCGGCGCCCTACGCACCGGCGGTGGCGCACGTGACGGACGCTCGGGTGCGCGACGAGCTGCTCGACAAGCTGCCCCTCGACTTCCACGCCGGGTTCTTTGAGACGTCCCTCGCTCTGCACTACGCGCCAGACTCGGTTTCATCGCTTCGCCTGCGGCTGCCGCCATGCCCGGACATCGTCCCGGACGCAGCGCTCCGCCGGGCGAGCTCGGCGGCCCGCGCCCTGGGTCGCGAGGAGCTCGCGCGGGAGCTGTCCCTCGCCGCGGCGGGAAAGGGCTGGAACGCGCTCCGCCCCTTTCCGGGCTACACCAGTCGCCCCGCGCAGGCCACGCGGGAAGCCGGCGCGTTCTTCGCCGGGGCGCTGATGGACGCCCTCGAGCCCGTCGCTCGCGGCGTGCTCGACGACGGCGCCGAACCCCCACGTCCGATCTTGCGCTGGCTGCGCCGGCTCACGCTACAGGGCCGGATCCCCACCAGCCACGTTCCGGTGGACGCCATCCTCCGCCAGTAG